The segment GCAGGAGCAGAATGCAAGTCATCCAGACGCCCTGCATGCGAGCAGCATCCTGCCCATGGATCCAAAGCAATATCCACAATTAGCCGATGATAAAGATATGGCATGGACTAAGCGGATAGCCGATGCCCTGGAATTGGGGTTACGAGACTTCATGGAGAAATGGCCAATTCCCACCATCACCGTGGTGCGCGGATGGAAAGCCACCACACCGAACTTACGCTTCACTCCTGAAAGAACTCGCGAAATGCTTACCAGTATGGTGGATAGCTACCGCACTGACGCAGGGTTACACTGGCATCGTATTCGTAACATACAGGATGGCGTTGTTTGTAATGACACCCCCGAAGGCCTCATAGAAAACATCTTCCAGCTGTTCGAACACAACCCTGATCTTCCTGCCGTGCTGGTATACAACGTTGAAGGCATCAGTATGGCGGGGGCTTTATCGAGTAAAGACGTTTCTTTAACATCACTCGGTGCTGTCGCTGGCCCACGCCAACCCGATAAACTCACCGACACCATGGTCGCCCTAGTCGTCGCCCGTCCCGAACGCGTCGAATGGCTGCGCTACTACGCCCCCTTCACCAAGGTCAACGAGAACAAAATCGACCCCGAATTCACCGGCTGGGGCTGGCGCAAACCGGCCGTCGAATTCCAACCCTCGGCGTTCATCCCCCAACCCTGGACCGAGCGCGCCTTTGAACAGTGGGACGCGTTGCCGGTACTGGCCAAGATCCATCGCCCCGTCACCGTCTCCCTGCAACGCCCGGACAATGGCGAACGCCTGAAGCGCGACGCTCTGAGCGCACAGCTGGCCATCGGTTGGAAAAAAGCCACTGACGGAGTCGCCCCGCCACCGGCCCGTGTGTTCTACGATGGTGGCTTGCACAGCGCGCCACTGGCCGAACTGGTCCCTGCCCTCGCCGTTGCCCACAGTTCCCTCGACCTGCTCGATTCCCGCGAAAGCTACGACCTCACCCAACGCCTGGGCGATACCGGCGCCGCTTCGCCCTTCGTTGGTATTGCCCTGGCCACCATGGCCAGCTACCAGAACGCCGACACCAGCGTGGTCATGCCCCTGCGTCGCCAGGACCAAGCAACGATCATCACCATCACCTCCCCGACACCTGGCAAGAAGCCGGTCGGCAACAAGTTCGGCATCAACCTGATGCCTCAAACCGCCAGCAGCAACCAAGCCCCACCCGCGCCCGTCACTACGAGCCCACCGCCGGTGCCTTCGTTGGCGGAGTTCGAGAACCACGATTACGCCATTGAGGAGTTCCTGGCCAGCCTGAAACCTAAAGCCGACTGGATGGATGATCTGTAAACCTCAGCCCAAGCACGACAACACCCGGACGGCAAACGCCGTCCTCCCAGAGCACACAGGACAGGCACAGCCATGGACATTATTCGACTCGGCGACTCCACCACCCACGGCGGAACGGTAATTGAAGCGTTCAGCCAAACCGATTTAAACGGCAAGCCCATGGCCGGCGTTGGCCACCAAGTCGCGTGCCCGTTGTGCAAAGGAGTATTCCCCATCGTCGAGGGTGGTGCGCTACTGGATGTGGGCGGCATCAACGTCGCACTGCACGGCATGAAAACCGCCTGCGGTGCCAGCTTGATCGCCAGCGGCCCAAATGGCAGTGCCGCGGCCTGATGCGCTCGACATTCACCGGTCTATCCATTACTGGACTACCAAAACGCCGACACCCGCGTAGTCATGCCCCTGCGCCGCCAGGAGCAGG is part of the Pseudomonas frederiksbergensis genome and harbors:
- a CDS encoding type VI lipase adapter Tla3 domain-containing protein — translated: MRSLLSCLSLTSLLLVQYSTQAAEPPLTPTSCFTSPATPATVHPKAKKTTDMSDNTLYRAPTTSPYLETLDVLSIGVSLDVFRQGQVWQTLQEQNASHPDALHASSILPMDPKQYPQLADDKDMAWTKRIADALELGLRDFMEKWPIPTITVVRGWKATTPNLRFTPERTREMLTSMVDSYRTDAGLHWHRIRNIQDGVVCNDTPEGLIENIFQLFEHNPDLPAVLVYNVEGISMAGALSSKDVSLTSLGAVAGPRQPDKLTDTMVALVVARPERVEWLRYYAPFTKVNENKIDPEFTGWGWRKPAVEFQPSAFIPQPWTERAFEQWDALPVLAKIHRPVTVSLQRPDNGERLKRDALSAQLAIGWKKATDGVAPPPARVFYDGGLHSAPLAELVPALAVAHSSLDLLDSRESYDLTQRLGDTGAASPFVGIALATMASYQNADTSVVMPLRRQDQATIITITSPTPGKKPVGNKFGINLMPQTASSNQAPPAPVTTSPPPVPSLAEFENHDYAIEEFLASLKPKADWMDDL
- a CDS encoding PAAR domain-containing protein, whose product is MDIIRLGDSTTHGGTVIEAFSQTDLNGKPMAGVGHQVACPLCKGVFPIVEGGALLDVGGINVALHGMKTACGASLIASGPNGSAAA